From Rissa tridactyla isolate bRisTri1 chromosome 10, bRisTri1.patW.cur.20221130, whole genome shotgun sequence:
CTGAGGGTTGGGGGGGACCCAAAGCATGACCCACGTGTGGCCTGCTGGGTGCAGGGGTGGGGATCCTGCTGCTTCCCTTGGATCTCATCCCCATccactgctgcagctcctgccctgctttCCTGGTGGGACACGGTGGGCTCTGGTCAGGTCCTTTGGGGCAGAGGGAGCTTTGAGAACCCTGTGCCGATGCTTGATCCCTGTTTTTTCCCTGCAGGATGACGCTCGGCAGCTGTTTGCGCTCTCCTGCACTGCCGAGGAGCAGGGCATCATGCCGGAGGACCTGGCCAACGTGATCCGGAGACTGTGGGCTGACAACGGGGTCCAGGCTTGTTTTAACCGCTCCCGAGAGTACCAACTGAACGACTCCGCTGCCTAGTGAGtatccctgctcctctcccccggCTCAACTGGGTCCGAGCCCCATGGGCTGCATCGCTTTCATTGAGCAAGAGAAAATCCCCCCGGGGGCTGGTGCTGCCACTTCCCACCCTGGCgccggggctgagctggggcagaACTGGGAAGGCGGATGTTTCGAAAGCTGTTTCCTCCTCTGGCGGGGTGCTGCATCCCCTGGCATCCCCCTCAGCCACTGCtcttccccagggatgctctccCCTGGCATCCCTGAGGTGACTCCCCCCATGTCAGCACAGCCAGGGGTGCTGCCCGCCTGTGGGCATGGGCCATGAAGGCAAGGAAAAGCCCCAGAGAAAGCACTGGGGACCCGTATATCTGAACGGGATGCAcaagagggttttctttttctttttaaatgaggtTACGTGGAAGGACTTGGCTTTATGCTGGCGTATTAGCCATCAAACTGGTGTTAGGTAGATAAATTGCCTGCATCTGGTTGGGTTTATCCCTGAAGAGATTTATTAAATAAGTTAATCTGCCTAAAGTATGATCGCTGGCGAGGGCAGTGCGGCCGAGGCTGCGCTCGGCTCGCATggtgccctcctgcctgccctccctgcccagaTCCCTCACAGCAAAGCAGTGCCCGGGGGGGATCATGGTGATGAGCAGAAACCCCCGCAAGTGCTGGTCCTGCCAGGGGTTGAGCGCTCTTGGGGCTCACCGCCATCCTGGGGGCTGATTGGTGCCCCCGCATGCCAGCCCAGCTGTCCCCCCCGGCCTTGGCACTGGCGGGTCCCTCTTCTGCACCGAGATCAGTGGGGGAAGAGGCTGCAGGAAAGCAAGCGCCGACCCCAGAGAAGCTCCTTGCCGGCGCTTTCCTCCGGCGCCTGCAGCTTTCGcttcctcctgcccagcaccagccagccctccccagcccctctcctgctcagCCCCACCGCCCTCCAGCCCCTCTCATGCTCAGCCCCTTTCCCGCTCAGCTCCctcgccccccagccccctctctgctcagccccatcgccccccagccccatctccctccagcccctctcctgctcagCCCCATCGCCCCCCAGCCCGCCCTCCCCATGCCCTCTCCCACtcagccccatctccccccagcccctctcgtgctcagccccatctccccccagcccctctctgctcagctccatcaccccccagcccctctcccactcagccccatctccccctagcctctctctgctcagccccatctccccccagcccctctcccactcagccccactgccccccagccccagcccgcccTCCCCATGCCCTCTCCCACTCAGCCCCAtcgccccccagcccctcttccaCTCAGCGCcactgccccccagccccagcccgcccTCCCCATGCGCTCTCCCACTCAGCCCCAtcgccccccagcccctctctgctcagCCCCATCACCCCCCAGCCAGCGCCGGTGTTTCCCTGGCAGCGCTGCGCTGTGCCGTGGGTGCTGCTCTGGGGGCACGGCAGAGCCGGCAGGAGCCTGGCGCCTCTCACACACGCACAGTTCGTGCAAACGCGTCTGCAAAGTGCCTGCAAATCGAGTGTCGCTGCGAAGCGCATTTATGGAGCGCTTGGCACATGGCGGGCGTTGGACAAGGATTCCTGAGGAGCCACCTCGAGCCCTTGCTCCAGCCTTTCTTCAGCcccacagaggtgctggtggccgATGCCCCATCCATCCTAGGGGGGATGGTGCTGTGCCTGCGGTGCCACCGGCACGGGGCACCCTGGGGACGAGGAGCCCCGTGCTCAGCACGCAGCCCCCCCATGCACCCCTAGCCTCCTCCCCCGCAGCCCCTTGGGGTGCCCGGAGCTCAGGGTGCCGGGGTGGGCTCTCGGCAGCACCCCGGGGCTGTGTGTGAGGTCCGAGTGCCGCCAGCGCCGCGCAGGGCCCTGCCACGGTGTTTCCTGTTTTTTTGTCAGCCGGAGGCCGCGTGTGTTTCCGGCTGTTTTTGAGCTGCTCCGCGGTGGCCGTGTGATGgctcccccgccctccccactGGCAGCGGGGGTCCTGGggcacctgcagctccagctctgccccagcacacCGGAGGGCTTCCCGGCGGGAGCATCCGCGCTGCCGCCAGAGCCGGGGATCCCCATGGCCTCACGAGCTGTAATCTGGCTTTCACCAGATTACGGGGCTGCAAAGGCTTTAAGTAGCGCAAGCCTAATTTGCTTAAAGGTGCCCGTTTATAATAACCCAATTAAAGCAATGTGAGCTGGAGAAATCGAAACCCGCCTTGATCCCACCTGGTGGGTCCGGCGGTTGCTTGGGGACGGAGCCACAGCCACCACTGCCATCAGCAGCCGGGGTCTGGCACAGCCTGGCAGGTGATGCCGCCCCGGGGTTGGGGGGCTCAGGGTGGgcagcatccccccagccacgctgccctccatccctccgGCCGCCCGCCTCCCGCTTCCTCCCAGGATGCCGGGCCCTTTGTGTTTTTTGACTATAAATGGCACGGCGCCATCGATTGTTTCCGCCGGCGCTGCGGCCGGTTGCCATAGCACTGAATACTTTCCTCTCCCTGTTTCCCTCCGTGCAAACGGCCGGGGGAAACCGGGggggagccccccagccccggctgtgTCCCTTGCTCGGCCCCCGAGCCCTCGTTCCTCTGCATCCCCTTGTCACCCCTACACGGGCAGGGGTGgcgggggtccccggggtggggATGGAGTCCCTTGGGCTGCCCGGCTCAGTGCTGCCCACCCCGAATAGGCGATGCCGAGGTGTGGggaggggtccctgggggggtgtgggggtgcccTGTGGGATTCGGGCGGGTTTTCCCCCCTGGTCCAGCTTCCCCagtgcctttctgctccctccccagctaCCTGAACGACCTGGAGAGGATAGCCCGTGCCGACTACATCCCCACCCAGCAGGACGTGCTGCGCACCCGGGTGAAGACCACCGGCATCGTAGAGACCCACTTCACCTTCAAGGACCTGCACTTCAAGTATGTCTGACCCTTTCCCTTTTAgcctttttccaaaaaaaacccctcccttcctcccggtGCCGGGCCGGATCCTGCTTGCGTGATGCACCGAGCTCCCCCCGCCCAGGCTTTGCTCATGGCGGGAGCCGCTGCTTCGGAGAGAGCGGAAACTGCTGAAATAGCTGGAGCAGCCTCAAAAACGCCTCGCAGGGCTCGGCCCGGGGGCGGATCCAGCCTCTGgcgaggagggaagggggaaggcggCTCCGGGTGCCGTGACGTGGCTTCCGCCGTGGGAagggtgctgggcaggagctgggggttcTCGGGGTCAGGAACCATCACCGCTGCCTGCTGGCATCCCGGCGTTGCTTTCCACTGAAAACCCGTGGGAAATTGGTTTCCAAGGCAAAAAGCTGGCATCGGGCACATCCCGGGGGATTTAGTCACTTTGCAACAGAGCTGCTGGGCTCTGTTGGGTGGAAAGATCTGCTGGGCTCCTCCCCGAGCGTGGGGGACTTGCGGGGACCCCTGTGCCCACTCCGGTGGGATGGCCGTGCTTGGGTGGGCATCACCAGGGCTGTGCTTTGGAGGCGGCAACAGGGCAGAGAGGGTggcccggggggagccgggcggtTGGTGATGGACGTGGGGCTGCTGCCGGGCTCTTCCTCCATGGAGGCAGGGCATCCTCTGCCGCCGGCAGCGGGAGAGACATGCCGTGCCCTGGGATCATCCCCTGAGCCCCTGTGATCCCGCTGAGCCCCCGGCTGCTCAGCCGAGCACTGGTGGCTCCCCTTGCCGTGTCGGGTCTCCGAGAGCATCTCCTGGAGCCTGGCTCCACGGACAATTGCGCTGGCACGGTCTGGGAAAAGGTGGTCTGATCCTGCCCCACTTTATGGTGGGGATTTGGTCCAGCTGGGAAATAATCCCGGGTACCACCTGGGATGAGCAGTGGGTGCTGGGGCAGATCCGcggcagcagcaaaacccctgGGGCAGAGATGCCATGCTCTGCCCGCCCAGCTCCTGCTCCGGGcagccagggaaactgaggcagggagcggggcgAGAGCCagggggccgggagctgctgcccagcgccacgctgcctccctgcccaggATGTTCGACGTGGGCGGCCAGCGCTCGGAGCGGAAGAAGTGGATCCACTGCTTCGAGGGGGTGACAGCCATCATTTTCTGCGTGGCCCTGAGCGCCTACGACCTGGTGCTGGCTGAAGACGAGGAGATGGTGAGTTGGGGGGAACGGAGCCGATGCTGTGAGCTGTCCCATTTTTTGGGGCACTGTGGGAGCACCCCCTCCTCTGGTGGCCACCAGTGCCCTGACCAGTGTGGCCCAAGTCTTGCAGGGCCCTCAGCGTTCCCTGCGCACAGGGGACAGCAGGTTGGGCAGCAGTAGGGTGGTCACTGCgtgggggtccctgcctggctcAGGCCGTCATCTCCCCTGCCAGAACCGCATGCACGAGAGCATGAAGCTGTTCGACAGCATTTGCAACAACAAGTGGTTCACAGACACATCCATCATCCTCTTCCTCAACAAGAAGGACCTCTTTGAGGAGAAGATCGTGCACAGCTCCCTGACCATTTGCTTCCCTGAGTACACAGGTACCGCAGGGTCcctcggtgtcccccccccaggtgATGTAGCAGGAGATGGTGGGGATGGAGACGGTGGGGGTGGAGACGGTGGGGAtggaggtgctggggatggagTTACCAGGGATGGAGACGGTGGGGGTGGAGATGGTGGGGGTGGAGACGGTGGGGAtggaggtgctggggatggaggtaCCGGGGATGGAGATGGTGGGGTTGGAGATGCTGGTTCTCCTCTGCCTGAGGAGCGGTGTGTTGGGGCAGCAGGTGGGGTGCGGTGGTGTTTGGGCTGGCCCTGGAGATGGGGGAAGATGAGGCAGGGAGGACGACAAGGGGCAGCAGCCCTGGGCGGGGTGAGCTGAGGCTCATTGTGCCTGAGGAGCATCAATTCAGCATCAGGGCACTGGCAGGGGGAACGAAGCCGCTTCCTCACCCCTTCGGTGCCCATGGCGAGGGGGGGGTTCCCCAGGCAACCGCAGGGCAAGCCCAGcgtctcctcctccccaggggcCAACAAGTATGACGAGGCGGCCAGCTACATCCAGAGCAAGTTCGAGGACCTGAACAAGCGGAAGGACACCAAGGAGATCTACACCCACTTCACCTGCGCCACCGACACCAAGAACGTGCAGTTCGTCTTTGACGCCGTCACCGACGTCATCATCAAAAACAACCTGAAGGACTGCGGGCTCTTCTGAGGGCCGGCACTGCCCAGGTGGGTGGTGGTCCCGGTGGTGGCCCCCTAAATGGGTGGTCACGGAGCACCctctggggctgggacaggcgctGCCTGCTGTCCTGCAATGGCACAGGCTGGCAGGGGGTCCCCGTGCCCCCCCTGTCCCAGCGCCCCCCAACTCACCTCTTACTCTCTCCTAGGACCCCCGGCCACGCCGGCGAAGGAAGGACCGTGCCACCTCCCCACTCCTGCTTCTCTT
This genomic window contains:
- the GNAI2 gene encoding guanine nucleotide-binding protein G(i) subunit alpha-2; translation: MGCTVSAEDKAAAERSRMIDKNLREDGEKAAREVKLLLLGAGESGKSTIVKQMKIIHEDGYSEEECRQYKAVVYSNTIQSIMAIIKAMGNLQIDFGDSTRADDARQLFALSCTAEEQGIMPEDLANVIRRLWADNGVQACFNRSREYQLNDSAAYYLNDLERIARADYIPTQQDVLRTRVKTTGIVETHFTFKDLHFKMFDVGGQRSERKKWIHCFEGVTAIIFCVALSAYDLVLAEDEEMNRMHESMKLFDSICNNKWFTDTSIILFLNKKDLFEEKIVHSSLTICFPEYTGANKYDEAASYIQSKFEDLNKRKDTKEIYTHFTCATDTKNVQFVFDAVTDVIIKNNLKDCGLF